The window atacttaactatgtgcttatggttagagacaagtatttttgaaagaaatagctctagttagtgactttgtgactcttgtattgactttggcaatcatcgagtggtttaattgaaccatagtgatttttaaCCTTGAATGTAGTCGTTGCGGGCCCtcaactcaaaatttcatttgtggaccgcacatttgtgcttctccgccctttattgccttgtgctttggCACACTCATTTTTGAGTcgaatttcatctcgggagaccaaacttccagcattcctacaCTTTTTCATAATTTCATTAGTTCTGGGAACACGATTCAAtattttcggactaaaacaaaagctaaaaggtgctaataagtagtcaaaatgcCCACTTATCAGTGAGGATGATAGGTATGCCTTCAGTTCTCACAGAGCCTGGACGCACTCGGGAGTCCATTCGAGGTCGTTATCTTTTTTGAGTACAAAAATTTATGACATCTATCAGACAACCGCGAGATAAATCTTGATACGGTGGTGATTCGACCAGtcaacctttggacttgcttttTGGTGGTTAAGAGTTCTGGTatttcctcgatagctttgatttggtcTGGGATAACCTCGAGGCTACACCAAACGCGCaattctccgggttcagcttcattcgGTACCCTCTTAGTATGTCAAAAGTTTTTTTCAAGTGATCGATGTGATCCTCTGCCTTTTCGAACTTGACCAATATGCCGTCTATATATACCTCCATGGTCTTGTGGAGCTAGTCTTTGAACATCTTTTTTTACCAATCTTTGGTACGTAGCACTCGTGTTCTTCAGCCCAAACGGCATGACTCTACAACAATATGTTTTTTGGTGGGTGATGAATATGGTATTCTCCTGGTCTTCTTCCTCCATAAGGATTTGGTTATAGCCTCAGTAAACGTCCAAGAAACTCAATAGTTCGTGCCCAACtattgcgtcgatgagttggtcgatgtgGGGCAATGGGAACAAATCCTTCggacatgctttattcaaatTTGTGAAATCCACGCACATCCGCCATTTCCCATTTTTCTGTTTTACTATCACTACGTTGGCGATCCACTTAGGGTACTTCAACTCCCTGATGGAGCCGTTCTCTAACAGTTTTTCCACTTCTTCGCGAACTACATCGTTAATGGTGGAGTTAAATTTGTGCCTGACTTGTCTTACTGGGGGTGGAACAGGTCAACATTTAATTTGTGTGTGGTAATTTCCCTTGGGATGCCCGACATATCTACATGGTTGAAGGCAAACAAATCTGCATTAGATATTAAGAATTGACTTAATTTACCTGGTTCCTAGAGTTTGTAGCCGATATAGGCCTTTTTTCTTCGGTCGTTGAGATCTAATTGAACGGGGTtgaggtcttctatggtcgaaTTTGTAGCCTCGACTGTGTCGGGATCCATGATGACGTCCCCGGTCTCTTCTTGTGTCTACCTCAGCCCTGTTGATTGGTattcctctttttctttgtctttttctGTTGGGTTGCTATGCTATCCAAGGCAATGCAATAGCATTCTCGAGATGTGCGTTGTTCCCCgcgtatgctgaatattccccataGTGTTGGGAATTTAATTGCTTGGTATAAGCTGGAGGGGATGGCTCTCATGGGATGTATCCATAGTCTTCCCACTATGGCGTTGTACATTGTAGCATGTTCCATGATGTGGAAAGTTGTCTCTAGAGTCATGCCGCCGGCCAAGACGAGGAGTGTAATTTCCCCGGATGTCCGctcaactgcattattaaaacCGGTTAGCGTGATGCATAGCGACattatcttatcctcgagtctcATTTGGGTAAagactcggggatggataatgcatgcTCCACTTCTATCGTCCACCATGTTGCATTtgacatcggtatctaaaataCATATAGTAATACCGAGGGCATCATTATGAGGAAAAGTCAAACTGTCGGCATCCGACTCATCAaaaatgatactttcttcgagtccgCTGTACCATTCGCGGATGATAGACCGCTTGAGCTTGTGGGTGGTGGTGAACTTCACGTCGTTGATAGAGGTGTCGTCATcacctccgatgatcatgttgatagtaTGAGCTAGCGATGGCGACTTTGGTGGGCCTTGATGTTCACGTCCTCTAGCGAAGTTGGTTCTCCCCTTATCTCTTAACAACTCTTTGAGGTGCCCTTGCCGCGACATGTTTATGACTTCTTGTTTGAGGGAGATGCAATCTTCTGTTTTGTTCTCACGTTCCTGGTGGAACTCACAGAGCGCGTCCGATTTCCTGGTGTTTGGATCTGAACTCATCTTCGGCGGCCACTTTACTTTCGTTTCGAGTTTCTCAAGAGTGTAGactatctctgtaggtgacatacaaaaattgtgagcagataGTAAAGGGGGCATATATTTTTCGTTCCGATGAGTCCTTGTCCTTGGCCTGGATGGGCCTTCTTCATAGCGGTGGGAAGGGGCGGCAACCGCCCTGACATAAGGTTGATGTCGTTCCATGTTGGGTCGCGGGACAGGGTGATCCCTCCTGATGTtgtctcttcattcttttctGGATTCAGCTTGTACCGAGGTTAGCCAGTGAGTTGGTCTATTGAGGTCGTCCTTGTCTGCCCGGACCTCTGCACAGTAAGCATTATGGATTTCGTCCAAAGTGGTTGGGGGATATTTCATCAATCAGCTCAACAGTTTCTAGTTTCTCTTGAACCATCCCTACTCAATCCGTTCTGGAAAGCGGTGACTGCCATGACTTCGGATTCCTTCGGTAGAGTCATCCTTACTTTGTTGAAAtgggcgaggaagtcccttagTCCCTCTCCCAAGGACTGCTTAATAGCGAATATGTCATTTACTCTTGTTTTGGCCTTCTTGGCTCCGGCATGGGCGGATAGGAACTTATTGGTCATTTCCTCAAAAGTTTGTATGGAGCGGGCTGGTAGCTTTGAATACCATGTTAAGGGCCCTCCCGTAAGAGTTTCGCCAAACTTCTTCAGCAAAATAGAGGAcacttgttccttggcgaggtcattgcctttcacggcggtgacgtagtgagtcacatgatccTCGGGATCTGTCGTTCCGTCGTATATCCTAAGGTAGGGCGGCATTTTACAAGTCTTTTGTATGGCATGCGGGGCTGTGTTATCGATGTACGGCTGCTCTATGAACCTGCCGGCATCCCTTTTTGGCAATAGCTTAGGAGCGCCCGGTATCTTGTTGACTCATTCTTGATGTTCTTTCATCTGGTCTCGGAGTGCTttgttttcattctccatttctttcattctttttAGAATGGCGGCGAGGGTGTTGTCACCTGCACTGTTAGTAATATTGTGAGTTATACCTGTCGATGGAGGGTTTGGTCGGTTGCAATGCTCGTCTGTTTGTTGTATCATGCAGGCTCTTGCGATTTCTGTTGTCATGCCTGGAGCAGGTTTGTTGAGGATGCTCACAAGCGTGTCGGTCAGCCATGCTTCGAGAATTTTTTTCACAGCTGGGGGCATCCCTTCTTCTGCATACGTGGAGGCCCCTTTTCCACTGTGTTTTGTTATGTTGTAGTGTAGGGGAGGCAGCCTCTCACGCCTAGGAGACGCGTTGGGCTTCACGTCCTCGCCTACTATTTCACAACTTTCGTTGGTAACATTCATGAGGTTGCTTGGGAAGTCACTTGTTATTTTTGTCTTTTCTCtttggttacctgccatgtaggGTTTTGTACGCACAAAGAAAGGAGATCTCGGGGTTTTTGATGTTAGTGACTTGCGTTAATTGtagatctagaggaaactaaaaatttaactaagaaatccccacaaacggcgccaaattgtttgaccaaaaaatatagatcttggttcaactaattaaatttatataaatgagggttaatcttagttaacaataatatcTCCAAAGATGAAGTTCTCAGAGGTGCAATAAATATAACGTAGATATGTTTTAGTAGCAGTGGTAACATACAACTAATATTTAAGAAGTCAAATGCAATAATGTAGCATTAAATATTGATGAATAGCAATAAATGGTATTTAAGTAAATATAATGAATGAGTCACCCAAGAAAAGATGGAATCAATGAATGTTCTTtttgacaatgatgagtgatggACAATCCTTCGAATATCTGAGTTATCCTCGGATCCGGTGGAAAAGTATAGACACGAATCTTAGTAAAAAGGTTGTGTTTGTGTGCTTGCAATAAGATTCGATTCTCTTTCTAAAGTCAAAGTAtactttacaaatgaatatcacatgtcccctattattttgtttctttctatttatagggaacatgttcctaAAAAACTCTAACAGTACAAATGGAGAGAATATCCATTAGAATATTCGCTTTTGTGTCCTATCTtgaaactagccgttataactctGTCAACGGTGCTCGATCTCGGCCTCGAAGACAACTCCTCGACTTCAGTCTTGCTGACTCTTCGACCACGGCCTTCGTTGATAATTAGATTACTTCGACACGTGGCGTCCTAGGAATGTTTTACTAATTCCATTTCGACTAAAgatggattttgacccatacagctGTAGTTTTAAATTTTAAGCACAACGCATTTTATTTAAGATTAAATAACTTTTTTTCTGCTTAACACCCTATTTTTGGAAATCACTCTTCCTATCAGATTTGTAACAGGGTTTGGCCAAAATTCTATTTAGAGATTTAGCAATTTAGCGAAAGATATGGCTTTGAAGTTTGTCATTCAGAATattgttaaataaaattattaaaacTTAAGATAATTAACTTTCGGTAGCACATTAAAGAGggtttttttttgtgtgtttagTTAGCCATCCGGataatatattatttaatttccACACGCTTCTGTGCTGTTACTGATAGCTCTCCGTTACCAAATCTTTTGCCGGTGTTGGCGTTATCTCTAAAATCTAAAATTAAGAATGGAGTGTGAAAAAATTATTCTCCCTCTGCACTCTGCACTGTTTTAATAATTATGCTATTTGTATTTTATTAGTTATTAACCTGGAATCTTAGTTTGACTAGCATGTTATATAATTAAtacttgaaaaaaataattaagataATAGTTGAAAGATAGTTTATAATGTGAGGACCtgatttttgactatatttgaatttttaccacattttactatgtaaatatttttagaaatttaatatataattttttagctttgttatattttttttttaatatagggtaagaattaaaaataatttaaaaggtcaaattattattattagtattatttttatttttatatctttattttaaaataaaataaattaaaaaaaccgaaaaaataaatattttttttatattttaggatgggaataaaataataggaaaattaaaagtatggaataaaaaattaaaagtaaaagtaggtggaaattagttttgtaaaaaagtaaaagaaagtggaaaattaaaaacaatataagtaaaagaatgtggaaatttaaaaaaatgaaagtaaaagaaatatgaaattaaaaaataaaagtaaaggtagctaaaaaaatttaaaaaaaagtaaaagaaagtgaaaatttaaaaaaagaaaagtaaaataagttgaaattaaaaaaagaaaattaaataagtggggaaaaaaaagtaaagtaaaaaaagtgagaaattaaaaaataaaagtaaaggaaagtggggaattattttattttaaaaagaagaaaaatgggaagtggaattcttttaaattaaaaaataatataataataaaataaaataataaaataaaaataaatctgAAACAATTCCGAATTtgtttcctataaatagaagagaaatgtgaggagaaaagaggaaaaataagaagaaaaaaatagaggagagaattgagagaaaaaaaaattattcttctgcgctaagggaatttctactcgtttcattctttctttcgaaaattcaagcaattcatcaccctgtttaagacccaaaaatgcctcaaattcaagcctaaaaatacCTTGTGAAGTTTCATTGATAGTCACCTCTCTcacgccaaaaaccagcagcctcACGAGGTACAATCGAGTTTCGGTCCTAACTCGAATTTTAGAAGGTTCGTCGCTAGATTTTCTGCTCATCTGCCGATTTGCCCTTGGTTTGGTGTACTTGTCGGCTCTAAATTATTTTTGCATTAATCAAGTTCTGAAGGAAATTTTTT is drawn from Nicotiana tomentosiformis chromosome 12, ASM39032v3, whole genome shotgun sequence and contains these coding sequences:
- the LOC104116794 gene encoding uncharacterized protein codes for the protein MERHQPYVRAVAAPSHRYEEGPSRPRTRTHRNEKYMPPLLSAHNFCMSPTEIVYTLEKLETKVKWPPKMSSDPNTRKSDALCEFHQERENKTEDCISLKQEVINMSRQGHLKELLRDKGRTNFARGREHQGPPKSPSLAHTINMIIGGDDDTSINDVKFTTTHKLKRSIIREWYSGLEESIIFDESDADSLTFPHNDALGITICILDTDVKCNMVDDRSGACIIHPRVFTQMRLEDKIMSLCITLTGFNNAVERTSGEITLLVLAGGMTLETTFHIMEHATMYNAIVGRLWIHPMRAIPSSLYQAIKFPTLWGIFSIRGEQRTSRECYCIALDSIATQQKKTKKKRNTNQQG
- the LOC138903245 gene encoding uncharacterized protein, with protein sequence MPPYLRIYDGTTDPEDHVTHYVTAVKGNDLAKEQVSSILLKKFGETLTGGPLTWYSKLPARSIQTFEEMTNKFLSAHAGAKKAKTRVNDIFAIKQSLGEGLRDFLAHFNKVRMTLPKESEVMAVTAFQNGLSRDGSRETRNC